From Panicum hallii strain FIL2 chromosome 2, PHallii_v3.1, whole genome shotgun sequence, a single genomic window includes:
- the LOC112881464 gene encoding rho GTPase-activating protein 7-like isoform X2: MAAAASAAAPGSAERQARGGAASASGNAVFKSGPLFISSKGIGWKSWKKRWFILTRTSLVFFKSDPSTLPQRSGEVNLTLGGIDLNNSGSVVVREDKKLLTVLFPDGRDGRAFTLKAETSEDLFEWKAALEEALAQAPNAALVMGHNGIFRNDTTDVYEGAIPNWREKRPIKSLVVGRPILLALEDIDGSPSFLEKALRFLEKHGIKVEGILRQAADVEEVDRRLQEYEQGRTEFAPEEDAHVIGDCVKHVLRELPSSPVPASCCTALLEAFRLEIKEARINSMRAAVSETFPEPNRRLLQRILRMMHTIASHTAENRMTASAVAACMAPLLLRPLLAGECEMEDDFDMNGDSAAQLIAAANAANSAQGIVTTLLEEYDNIFNDEHLRCSLSPDSQTGDSGSEESTDDETVDIRDNGFHDAENDVDQDLDDAERILSGKLSETSACTRADLYGYKEVNGNDSDAEPSVEDNALESNIGPNDAPLSHLTETGSMRVQQSLNEKEPSNPVSSHETPLSMGEILLSLDAGIPLPSPGAEYPKDRHSNKPNGTQQHVKRSNLWGRNNARKGQQSELIDPSGEEELAIQRLEVTKNDLQIRIAKEARGNAILQASLERRKQALHERRVALEQDVSRLQEQLQAERDLRAALEVGLSMSSSQLSSSRSMDSKTRAELEEIALAEADVARLKQKVAELHLQLNQQRQHQYGSSVDANDRYQHLPSHISQNIVQPGFDRSIAFCNQEKKQRNEESLPSSSHWRSIKQHVLSHGSSRPFSRKHSLDASLSDSKEASTSVPAESGSMLVNIPRTTEGVGYGRPPAVPSSTLVELTTRLDFFKERRSQLMEQLHSLDLGHGSASHGFPYKPSSPWNSPR, encoded by the exons GTATTTAAGAGTGGCCCTCTCTTCATATCATCCAAAG GAATTGGATGGAAATCATGGAAAAAACGTTGGTTCATCCTCACAAGAACATCGCTGGTTTTCTTCAAGAGCGATCCT AGTACCTTGCCTCAGCGAAGTGGTGAAGTGAACCTTACGTTGGGGGGAATTGACCTGAATAATTCTGGAAG TGTGGTAGTCAGGGAAGACAAAAAGCTGCTGACTGTCCTTTTTCCAGATGGCCGTGATGGCCGTGCCTTCACCTTGAAG GCAGAAACTTCTGAAGACTTATTCGAGTGGAAAGCAGCACTGGAAGAAGCTCTTGCACAGGCTCCAAATGCAGCTCTTGTGATGGGACATAATGGAATATTTCGTAATGACACAACAGATGTATACGAAGGGGCTATTCCAAATT GGAGAGAGAAGAGACCTATCAAATCACTAGTTGTTGGCAGGCCAATACTGCTTGCTCTGGAAGATATAGATGGCAGTCCTTCTTTTCTAGAAAAAGCTTTGCGTTTCCTTGAGAAACATG GAATAAAGGTGGAAGGAATTTTGCGTCAAGCTGCAGATGTGGAGGAGGTTGACAGGAGATTGCAAGAATATGAGCAAG GAAGGACAGAGTTTGCACCAGAAGAGGATGCTCATGTTATTGGTGACTGCGTAAAG CATGTTCTTCGTGAGCTTCCATCTTCTCCAGTTCCTGCTTCCTGCTGCACAGCATTATTAGAAGCTTTCC GTCTGGAGATCAAGGAAGCTCGGATCAATTCGATGCGTGCAGCAGTATCTGAAACATTTCCCGAGCCTAATAGGCGGCTGCTACAGAG AATTTTAAGAATGATGCATACCATTGCTTCTCATACTGCTGAGAATCGAATGACTGCATCAGCAGTTGCTGCTTGTATGGCCCCGCTCTTGTTACGTCCCCTTCTGGCCGGTGAATGCGAGATGGAAGATGACTTTGACATGAATGGTGACAGTGCTGCTCAGCTTATTGCGGCTGCAAATGCTGCTAACAGTGCTCAAGGCATTGTCACTACTCTATTAGAGGAATACGATAACATATTCAAT GATGAGCACCTCAGGTGCTCCTTGTCACCGGATTCTCAAACCGGAGATAGTGGAAGTGAAGAATCAACAGATGATGAAACCGTGGATATCAGGGATAATGGATTTCATGATGCAGAAAATGATGTGGATCAGGACTTAGATGATGCCGAGCGAATATTGAGTGGAAAATTGAGTGAAACCAGTGCGTGCACCCGTGCTGATCTCTATGGCTACAAG GAGGTTAATGGCAATGATTCAGACGCTGAACCCTCTGTTGAGGATAACGCTTTGGAGTCAAATATAGGTCCAAATGATGCTCCGCTAAGCCATTTAACTGAAACTGGCTCAATGAGAGTCCAACAATCATTGAATGAAAAAGAACCATCAAATCCGGTTTCCAGTCATGAAACTCCATTGTCAATGGGAGAAATTCTTTTGTCTTTGGATGCTGGAATTCCATTACCTAGTCCTGGAGCTGAGTATCCTAAGGACAGACACTCCAACAAACCCAATGGAACTCAGCAGCATGTGAAGCGTTCTAACTTATGGGGACGCAATAAT GCAAGAAAAGGCCAACAGTCGGAATTAATTGATCCGTCTGGCGAAGAAGA GCTTGCTATCCAAAGACTTGAGGTAACAAAGAATGATCTACAGATCAGGATTGCAAAGGAG GCTAGAGGTAATGCAATCCTACAGGCAAGTCTGGAAAGAAGAAAACAAGCATTACATGAGCGTCGGGTAGCTTTGGAACAGGAT GTGTCAAGGTTGCAAGAGCAGCTACAGGCTGAAAGAGATCTTAGAGCTGCACTCGAGGTTGGATTAAGCATGTCTTCTTCCCAATTGTCTAGTTCACGCTCCATGGATTCAAAG ACAAGGGCAGAGCTTGAGGAGATTGCTCTCGCAGAAGCTGATGTTGCAAGATTAAAACAGAAGGTTGCAGAGCTCCATCTCCAACTCAATCAACAGCGCCAGCACCAGTATGGCTCTTCCGTAGATGCTAATGATCGTTATCAACACCTTCCAAGTCATATCTCTCA GAATATTGTCCAACCAGGATTTGACAGGAGCATTGCTTTCTGTAATCAAGAGAAGAAGCAAAGGAATGAG GAGAGCTTGCCAAGTTCATCCCACTGGAGAAGCATCAAGCAGCATGTGCTGTCGCATGGTTCTTCAAGGCCTTTCTCCCGCAAGCATTCCCTGGATGCCTCCTTGAGTGATTCAAAGGAGGCATCAACAAGTGTGCCTGCAGAGAGTGGGTCAATGTTGGTGAACATCCCCAGAACAACTGAG GGTGTTGGATATGGGAGACCGCCGGCTGTGCCATCGTCCACTCTGGTTGAACTAACGACGAGACTAGATTTCTTCAAAGAACGGCGGTCACAGTTGATGGAACAACTCCACAGCCTCGATTTAGGTCATGGTTCCGCATCCCATGGTTTCCCATACAAGCCGTCGTCTCCCTGGAACAGTCCAAGGTAG
- the LOC112881464 gene encoding rho GTPase-activating protein 7-like isoform X1, protein MAAAASAAAPGSAERQARGGAASASGNAVFKSGPLFISSKGIGWKSWKKRWFILTRTSLVFFKSDPSTLPQRSGEVNLTLGGIDLNNSGSVVVREDKKLLTVLFPDGRDGRAFTLKAETSEDLFEWKAALEEALAQAPNAALVMGHNGIFRNDTTDVYEGAIPNWREKRPIKSLVVGRPILLALEDIDGSPSFLEKALRFLEKHGIKVEGILRQAADVEEVDRRLQEYEQGRTEFAPEEDAHVIGDCVKHVLRELPSSPVPASCCTALLEAFRLEIKEARINSMRAAVSETFPEPNRRLLQRILRMMHTIASHTAENRMTASAVAACMAPLLLRPLLAGECEMEDDFDMNGDSAAQLIAAANAANSAQGIVTTLLEEYDNIFNDEHLRCSLSPDSQTGDSGSEESTDDETVDIRDNGFHDAENDVDQDLDDAERILSGKLSETSACTRADLYGYKEVNGNDSDAEPSVEDNALESNIGPNDAPLSHLTETGSMRVQQSLNEKEPSNPVSSHETPLSMGEILLSLDAGIPLPSPGAEYPKDRHSNKPNGTQQHVKRSNLWGRNNARKGQQSELIDPSGEEELAIQRLEVTKNDLQIRIAKEARGNAILQASLERRKQALHERRVALEQDVSRLQEQLQAERDLRAALEVGLSMSSSQLSSSRSMDSKTRAELEEIALAEADVARLKQKVAELHLQLNQQRQHQYGSSVDANDRYQHLPSHISQNIVQPGFDRSIAFCNQEKKQRNEESLPSSSHWRSIKQHVLSHGSSRPFSRKHSLDASLSDSKEASTSVPAESGSMLVNIPRTTEQGVGYGRPPAVPSSTLVELTTRLDFFKERRSQLMEQLHSLDLGHGSASHGFPYKPSSPWNSPR, encoded by the exons GTATTTAAGAGTGGCCCTCTCTTCATATCATCCAAAG GAATTGGATGGAAATCATGGAAAAAACGTTGGTTCATCCTCACAAGAACATCGCTGGTTTTCTTCAAGAGCGATCCT AGTACCTTGCCTCAGCGAAGTGGTGAAGTGAACCTTACGTTGGGGGGAATTGACCTGAATAATTCTGGAAG TGTGGTAGTCAGGGAAGACAAAAAGCTGCTGACTGTCCTTTTTCCAGATGGCCGTGATGGCCGTGCCTTCACCTTGAAG GCAGAAACTTCTGAAGACTTATTCGAGTGGAAAGCAGCACTGGAAGAAGCTCTTGCACAGGCTCCAAATGCAGCTCTTGTGATGGGACATAATGGAATATTTCGTAATGACACAACAGATGTATACGAAGGGGCTATTCCAAATT GGAGAGAGAAGAGACCTATCAAATCACTAGTTGTTGGCAGGCCAATACTGCTTGCTCTGGAAGATATAGATGGCAGTCCTTCTTTTCTAGAAAAAGCTTTGCGTTTCCTTGAGAAACATG GAATAAAGGTGGAAGGAATTTTGCGTCAAGCTGCAGATGTGGAGGAGGTTGACAGGAGATTGCAAGAATATGAGCAAG GAAGGACAGAGTTTGCACCAGAAGAGGATGCTCATGTTATTGGTGACTGCGTAAAG CATGTTCTTCGTGAGCTTCCATCTTCTCCAGTTCCTGCTTCCTGCTGCACAGCATTATTAGAAGCTTTCC GTCTGGAGATCAAGGAAGCTCGGATCAATTCGATGCGTGCAGCAGTATCTGAAACATTTCCCGAGCCTAATAGGCGGCTGCTACAGAG AATTTTAAGAATGATGCATACCATTGCTTCTCATACTGCTGAGAATCGAATGACTGCATCAGCAGTTGCTGCTTGTATGGCCCCGCTCTTGTTACGTCCCCTTCTGGCCGGTGAATGCGAGATGGAAGATGACTTTGACATGAATGGTGACAGTGCTGCTCAGCTTATTGCGGCTGCAAATGCTGCTAACAGTGCTCAAGGCATTGTCACTACTCTATTAGAGGAATACGATAACATATTCAAT GATGAGCACCTCAGGTGCTCCTTGTCACCGGATTCTCAAACCGGAGATAGTGGAAGTGAAGAATCAACAGATGATGAAACCGTGGATATCAGGGATAATGGATTTCATGATGCAGAAAATGATGTGGATCAGGACTTAGATGATGCCGAGCGAATATTGAGTGGAAAATTGAGTGAAACCAGTGCGTGCACCCGTGCTGATCTCTATGGCTACAAG GAGGTTAATGGCAATGATTCAGACGCTGAACCCTCTGTTGAGGATAACGCTTTGGAGTCAAATATAGGTCCAAATGATGCTCCGCTAAGCCATTTAACTGAAACTGGCTCAATGAGAGTCCAACAATCATTGAATGAAAAAGAACCATCAAATCCGGTTTCCAGTCATGAAACTCCATTGTCAATGGGAGAAATTCTTTTGTCTTTGGATGCTGGAATTCCATTACCTAGTCCTGGAGCTGAGTATCCTAAGGACAGACACTCCAACAAACCCAATGGAACTCAGCAGCATGTGAAGCGTTCTAACTTATGGGGACGCAATAAT GCAAGAAAAGGCCAACAGTCGGAATTAATTGATCCGTCTGGCGAAGAAGA GCTTGCTATCCAAAGACTTGAGGTAACAAAGAATGATCTACAGATCAGGATTGCAAAGGAG GCTAGAGGTAATGCAATCCTACAGGCAAGTCTGGAAAGAAGAAAACAAGCATTACATGAGCGTCGGGTAGCTTTGGAACAGGAT GTGTCAAGGTTGCAAGAGCAGCTACAGGCTGAAAGAGATCTTAGAGCTGCACTCGAGGTTGGATTAAGCATGTCTTCTTCCCAATTGTCTAGTTCACGCTCCATGGATTCAAAG ACAAGGGCAGAGCTTGAGGAGATTGCTCTCGCAGAAGCTGATGTTGCAAGATTAAAACAGAAGGTTGCAGAGCTCCATCTCCAACTCAATCAACAGCGCCAGCACCAGTATGGCTCTTCCGTAGATGCTAATGATCGTTATCAACACCTTCCAAGTCATATCTCTCA GAATATTGTCCAACCAGGATTTGACAGGAGCATTGCTTTCTGTAATCAAGAGAAGAAGCAAAGGAATGAG GAGAGCTTGCCAAGTTCATCCCACTGGAGAAGCATCAAGCAGCATGTGCTGTCGCATGGTTCTTCAAGGCCTTTCTCCCGCAAGCATTCCCTGGATGCCTCCTTGAGTGATTCAAAGGAGGCATCAACAAGTGTGCCTGCAGAGAGTGGGTCAATGTTGGTGAACATCCCCAGAACAACTGAG CAGGGTGTTGGATATGGGAGACCGCCGGCTGTGCCATCGTCCACTCTGGTTGAACTAACGACGAGACTAGATTTCTTCAAAGAACGGCGGTCACAGTTGATGGAACAACTCCACAGCCTCGATTTAGGTCATGGTTCCGCATCCCATGGTTTCCCATACAAGCCGTCGTCTCCCTGGAACAGTCCAAGGTAG
- the LOC112881348 gene encoding ervatamin-C-like — translation MPVKRRGGDANLPLPISIDWRNRTCQGHQCLGPVRNQGRCGACWAFAATAAIESQLAIRPRGNMIVQLSQQELVDCDQTSRGCRGGLARNAFNYVTQNGIASWQNYPYSFLQRQNGTCLARTTPRTAVTMTGWSQLEPHNEYDLLTQVTYAPVVVAISVGENNTDLTSYAGGLYWGKCGTKNDHELLLVGYGFNYYILQNSWGLSWGDFGYLYLPKTHNCGILDRGATYPVIDDWD, via the coding sequence ATGCCCGTCAAAAGACGAGGCGGCGACGCGAACCTTCCGCTCCCGATCAGCATCGACTGGCGTAACAGGACATGCCAAGGCCACCAGTGCCTAGGTCCAGTCAGGAACCAGGGGCGCTGCGGCGCCTGCTGGGCGTTCGCCGCGACGGCGGCGATCGAGAGCCAACTCGCCATCAGACCACGGGGGAACATGATAGTGCAGCTTTCGCAGCAGGAGCTAGTTGACTGCGATCAGACGAGCCGAGGCTGCCGAGGCGGATTAGCCAGAAACGCCTTCAACTATGTCACGCAAAATGGCATCGCGTCGTGGCAGAACTACCCTTATAGCTTTCTTCAGCGGCAGAATGGTACGTGCTTAGCTAGGACCACACCGCGCACGGCCGTGACCATGACCGGGTGGAGTCAGCTAGAGCCGCATAATGAGTACGACCTCCTGACGCAAGTTACCTACGCTCCCGTCGTCGTCGCCATCTCCGTCGGAGAGAACAACACCGATCTCACGAGCTACGCGGGCGGCCTGTACTGGGGCAAGTGCGGAACTAAGAACGATCACGAGCTCTTGCTCGTGGGTTACGGCTTCAACTACTACATTCTGCAGAATTCTTGGGGACTATCATGGGGGGATTTCGGCTACCTCTACCTTCCTAAGACCCATAACTGCGGGATCCTCGACAGGGGTGCCACTTACCCCGTGATAGACGATTGGGACTAG
- the LOC112881349 gene encoding ferredoxin-dependent glutamate synthase, chloroplastic-like: protein MAHLAPTVGPPQVGRNVAAGMTGGLAYILDEDDTLVPKVNKEIVKMQRVNARMQLKGLIEAYVEKTGSEKGAAILREWEAYLPLFWQLVPPSEEDSPEACAEFERVLAKQATTQLSAK from the exons ATGGCCCACCTTGCCCCCACTGTGGGTCCGCCCCAGGTTGGGAGGAACGTTGCAGCTGGAATGACTGGTGGCCTTGCCTACATTCTTGATGAGGATGATACACTTGTCCCAAAG GTTAACAAGGAAATAGTCAAGATGCAGAGAGTGAATGCTCGGATGCAGCTGAAGGGCTTGATTGAGGCTTATGTT GAAAAAACGGGCAGTGAGAAAGGTGCCGCAATTTTGAGGGAATGGGAGGCCTATTTGCCTCTATTCTGGCAACTGGTACCGCCCAGTGAAGAAGACTCGCCTGAGGCTTGTGCAGAGTTCGAGAGAGTGCTCGCCAAGCAAGCAACCACCCAACTGTCTGCGAAGTGA